A window from Candidatus Nitrospira neomarina encodes these proteins:
- a CDS encoding SDR family oxidoreductase has translation MSQRLKDKVAVITGGNSGIGLATAKLFQAEGARVIITGRRKEAVEAAVKEIGGASAGFVSDTGNLHDIKNLYQQIHKTAGRIDVLFLNAGIAIFGPFDTVDEATFDRMVNVNFKGLFFNIQKASPLLNEGASIIINSSIADQKGFPNSSVYGATKAAVRNLARTLSTEFLERKIRVNALAPGPIDTPIFEKVGVPAEEVPGMKASFGDQNPMKRMGSSHEVATAALFLASDDSSYITGIDLTVDGGATQL, from the coding sequence ATGTCTCAAAGACTCAAGGACAAAGTGGCCGTCATTACGGGTGGCAATAGTGGGATTGGTTTGGCCACAGCCAAATTATTTCAGGCTGAAGGCGCCAGGGTGATCATCACGGGAAGAAGGAAAGAGGCTGTGGAAGCGGCAGTGAAGGAGATCGGAGGAGCGAGTGCCGGGTTCGTATCGGATACCGGGAATCTCCATGACATCAAGAATTTGTATCAACAGATACACAAGACGGCGGGAAGGATCGATGTTCTCTTCCTCAATGCCGGCATTGCGATCTTTGGCCCATTTGACACCGTAGACGAAGCCACATTCGATAGGATGGTCAATGTCAATTTCAAAGGCCTGTTCTTCAATATTCAAAAAGCCTCGCCGCTTCTGAATGAAGGAGCTTCGATCATTATCAATTCGTCCATCGCGGACCAGAAAGGGTTTCCCAATTCCAGTGTCTATGGCGCAACCAAAGCGGCCGTTCGGAATCTGGCCAGAACCTTGTCGACTGAATTTCTTGAGAGAAAAATCCGGGTGAACGCTCTGGCTCCTGGACCAATTGATACCCCTATTTTTGAGAAAGTGGGCGTTCCTGCAGAAGAAGTTCCAGGCATGAAAGCCAGCTTTGGTGACCAAAACCCCATGAAACGAATGGGAAGCTCACATGAAGTTGCCACAGCCGCCCTTTTTCTCGCATCAGATGATTCATCTTACATTACAGGGATTGACCTCACCGTGGATGGAGGCGCCACACAACTCTAA
- a CDS encoding YchJ family protein: MQCPCQSGKTFNQCCEPIITGPKQAETAEQLMRARYSAYTQVQMDFIEKTHDPKTKHDIDLEANRKWAETTKWTGLEILSTKQGGIEDEAGLVEFKATFETEEGPQIHHELSEFRKHKGSWYFTDGKSPGVQTVVRSEAKIGRNDPCPCGSGKKYKKCCGNA, from the coding sequence ATGCAGTGTCCGTGTCAGAGCGGAAAAACCTTCAACCAATGCTGTGAGCCCATCATCACCGGACCGAAACAGGCAGAAACTGCAGAACAGCTTATGCGGGCCAGATATTCGGCCTATACGCAAGTCCAGATGGATTTCATCGAAAAGACCCATGACCCGAAAACCAAACACGATATTGACCTTGAGGCCAATCGCAAGTGGGCAGAAACTACCAAATGGACGGGGTTAGAAATTCTGTCGACGAAACAGGGCGGAATAGAGGACGAAGCGGGCCTCGTCGAATTCAAGGCCACGTTTGAGACCGAAGAGGGCCCTCAAATCCATCATGAGCTAAGCGAGTTTCGGAAACATAAGGGGAGTTGGTATTTCACCGACGGCAAAAGTCCTGGAGTTCAGACCGTCGTGCGTAGCGAGGCCAAAATTGGACGGAACGATCCGTGCCCCTGCGGCAGCGGGAAAAAGTATAAAAAATGCTGTGGAAACGCCTGA
- the aepX gene encoding phosphoenolpyruvate mutase, with the protein MPSEPQPPKSTQFKKLLLSSQLEFICEAHNGLSAKIVEEAGFHGIWASGLSISAQFGVRDNNEASWTQVLDNLEFMSDAARIPILLDGDTGYGNFNNMQRLIRKLEQRHIAAVCIEDKLFPKTNSFLKGDTQPMADMEEFCGKIKAGKDAQSDPDFCIIARVEAFICGWGLTEALRRAEAYRQAGADGILIHSALAVPDEILAFKREWSNRSPVVIVPTKYYSTPTDVFRQHGFSMVIWANHMLRAAVATMQTTARVLKEQENLLFIEDNIVPVSEVFRLQGADELMEAEQRYLPKSADRASAIVLAASRGDELGDLTEDKPKTMVNIRGVPLLAHIVDAYNSVGIKEILVVRGYRKEAVNLPNLTYVDNDAFAETGELDSLLKALQSKDARFPDTIVSYGDVLFNTYIPQALLQTKDDFVIFVDSHWQEKTSYTRLGGFAECSAPNSRKAFNAQIHLKQLGRAVPSDMIHGVWMGFFKVSAQGVTQLHEVLTELLADPNHRKAGMAILFQELLRRNYPIRVLYTVGHWLDINSLDDVVEAGSF; encoded by the coding sequence ATGCCAAGCGAACCCCAGCCGCCAAAATCAACGCAATTCAAAAAGCTTCTCTTGTCCTCCCAGCTTGAATTTATCTGCGAGGCTCACAATGGATTGAGCGCCAAGATTGTAGAAGAAGCAGGATTCCATGGCATCTGGGCCAGCGGACTCTCGATCTCAGCTCAATTCGGCGTGCGAGATAACAACGAGGCGAGTTGGACCCAGGTCCTGGACAATCTGGAATTTATGTCTGACGCGGCACGCATTCCGATTCTCCTCGACGGAGATACAGGATACGGCAACTTCAATAATATGCAGCGTCTCATTCGCAAACTGGAACAACGGCATATCGCGGCCGTGTGCATTGAAGACAAGTTGTTTCCGAAGACGAATAGCTTTCTCAAGGGTGACACACAGCCCATGGCCGACATGGAAGAATTTTGTGGAAAAATCAAAGCCGGGAAAGATGCGCAATCCGATCCGGATTTCTGCATCATCGCCCGGGTTGAAGCGTTCATCTGCGGATGGGGACTGACGGAGGCCTTGAGACGGGCAGAGGCGTATCGCCAGGCCGGGGCGGATGGCATTCTGATTCACAGTGCGCTGGCGGTGCCGGATGAGATTCTGGCGTTTAAGCGGGAATGGAGCAATCGCTCCCCCGTGGTGATTGTGCCGACGAAATATTACTCCACTCCCACCGATGTATTCCGGCAGCATGGCTTTTCCATGGTGATTTGGGCGAATCATATGCTCCGCGCCGCAGTCGCCACCATGCAAACGACCGCTCGCGTTCTGAAGGAACAGGAAAATCTTTTATTCATCGAGGATAACATTGTGCCGGTCTCTGAGGTTTTTCGTCTGCAAGGTGCAGATGAACTCATGGAAGCCGAGCAACGCTACCTTCCTAAAAGTGCCGACCGCGCATCAGCTATTGTCCTCGCCGCTTCCCGTGGAGATGAGTTAGGGGACCTCACCGAAGACAAACCAAAAACCATGGTGAATATTCGTGGCGTCCCCCTCCTTGCTCATATCGTTGACGCATACAACAGTGTGGGCATCAAGGAAATTCTTGTGGTCCGGGGGTATAGAAAAGAGGCCGTCAATCTTCCCAATTTAACCTATGTCGATAACGATGCCTTCGCGGAAACGGGAGAATTGGATTCCTTATTGAAAGCGCTTCAATCAAAAGACGCCCGATTCCCCGACACCATCGTATCCTATGGCGATGTCTTGTTTAACACGTACATTCCTCAGGCATTGCTGCAAACAAAGGATGACTTTGTCATTTTTGTGGATAGCCACTGGCAGGAAAAAACGAGTTACACGAGGCTTGGTGGATTTGCCGAATGTAGCGCTCCAAATTCCCGAAAGGCCTTTAACGCCCAGATTCATCTCAAGCAATTAGGCCGGGCAGTGCCTTCGGACATGATTCATGGCGTATGGATGGGGTTTTTTAAAGTCTCGGCTCAAGGTGTCACACAATTACATGAGGTCCTTACCGAACTTCTTGCCGACCCGAATCACAGGAAAGCAGGAATGGCCATCCTGTTCCAGGAGTTATTACGACGAAACTATCCGATTCGGGTGCTCTACACCGTCGGACATTGGCTGGACATTAACAGCCTCGATGATGTCGTAGAAGCGGGAAGTTTCTAA
- a CDS encoding peptidase MA family metallohydrolase — protein sequence MRFCRIQQRFRKSKCHFAKLAKIGLQLLLLTIMVMLAHPGLMMGAVSPQFIIEAPESLEPLAAHLKDSNPQALQRMLDFMGLEHPGLPIRVILAPKESPLAQEAPEWVSGYAVSQTSAIVLLTDRSLTYPNDSLNEVFLHEISHILAHRAAGEQPLPRWFDEGLAMMAARRWDLEDRARLVWAMVSDTQVSLNELNTLFSKDETSVRRAYVLAYAFTRDLLEHTGQDTPKRILAKIQQGMSFPEAFAQTTFMTLTEAEEQFWSRQTLWNRWIPVATSSGMVWLAITLLAFWAFTRQRKRAAAIKREWEEDDNDL from the coding sequence ATGCGTTTTTGCAGAATCCAACAACGATTTCGCAAATCCAAGTGTCATTTTGCAAAGCTTGCAAAAATTGGACTCCAACTCCTGCTTCTGACGATCATGGTGATGCTGGCGCACCCCGGACTAATGATGGGAGCCGTCTCCCCGCAATTCATCATTGAAGCCCCGGAATCCTTGGAACCCTTAGCTGCCCACTTGAAGGACAGCAACCCACAAGCCCTTCAACGTATGCTGGACTTTATGGGGCTCGAACATCCCGGACTTCCCATTCGAGTCATCCTGGCGCCAAAGGAATCGCCCCTCGCACAGGAAGCGCCGGAATGGGTGTCTGGTTACGCAGTCAGTCAGACTTCCGCAATTGTGCTCCTCACTGACCGGAGTTTGACCTATCCGAATGATTCACTCAACGAAGTCTTCCTGCATGAAATCAGCCATATCCTTGCCCATCGGGCGGCGGGAGAACAGCCTTTGCCCCGATGGTTTGATGAGGGATTAGCGATGATGGCCGCCCGAAGGTGGGATTTGGAGGACCGAGCCCGATTAGTCTGGGCAATGGTCTCAGATACGCAAGTTTCCCTGAATGAACTCAATACCCTCTTCAGCAAAGACGAGACCTCGGTCCGACGGGCCTATGTGCTGGCTTACGCCTTTACGCGAGACCTCCTGGAGCACACAGGACAGGATACCCCCAAACGTATTCTGGCAAAAATCCAACAAGGCATGTCCTTTCCTGAAGCCTTTGCGCAAACTACCTTCATGACACTCACAGAAGCAGAAGAGCAGTTCTGGAGTCGACAGACACTCTGGAATCGCTGGATCCCTGTGGCCACCAGTTCCGGAATGGTCTGGCTCGCGATCACCCTTCTGGCCTTTTGGGCGTTTACCAGGCAAAGGAAGCGAGCCGCAGCCATTAAGAGAGAATGGGAAGAAGATGACAATGATCTCTGA
- a CDS encoding cupin domain-containing protein has protein sequence MQNLPLGDVSLETFLSEYWQKKPLLIRQALPGIKAPIAADELAGLACEEEVESRLIIQDPASDQWELFHGPFTEATFSTLPTVHWTLLVQAVDHWVPAAADFLAQFYFIPSWRVDDLMISYSADKGGVGPHYDNYDVFLVQVSGCRQWEVGGIYDETSPRRSDVPVKILSEWKPEQRWILEPGDLLYVPPRVGHNGMAVGEDCMTCSVGFRAPSHRDILLDYSESVGEALSEEVRYADPDLVPQANPGQITSEAVEKVQKIFTRYVEDDDKLAQWFGRYMTSPKYQDEETAPEERRLEDVRTHLSKGGKLVRNEGSRFAFHEHGQKIWLFVDGRQYTCSGLMTDLVKTLCAERQIGSEHYVSSEGHDSLLLDLLSHGSLYLSA, from the coding sequence ATGCAAAACTTACCGTTGGGCGATGTATCGCTTGAAACATTTTTAAGTGAATATTGGCAGAAGAAACCGTTGTTGATTCGGCAGGCCTTGCCCGGGATCAAGGCGCCGATTGCGGCTGATGAATTGGCCGGTCTCGCTTGCGAAGAGGAGGTCGAATCAAGGCTGATCATTCAAGATCCCGCAAGCGACCAATGGGAACTTTTTCATGGTCCGTTTACGGAGGCAACATTTTCCACCCTGCCAACCGTGCATTGGACCTTGTTGGTTCAGGCTGTGGATCATTGGGTGCCGGCCGCCGCTGACTTTCTTGCGCAATTTTATTTTATCCCCAGTTGGCGTGTTGATGATTTGATGATCAGCTATTCCGCCGACAAAGGAGGCGTCGGGCCGCATTATGATAATTATGATGTGTTTCTGGTGCAAGTCAGTGGCTGCCGTCAATGGGAAGTCGGGGGTATCTATGATGAAACGTCTCCTCGTCGTTCAGATGTTCCGGTCAAGATCCTGTCCGAATGGAAGCCGGAGCAACGGTGGATATTAGAGCCGGGCGATCTGCTGTATGTACCCCCGCGTGTCGGACATAACGGGATGGCCGTGGGTGAGGATTGCATGACCTGTTCGGTGGGATTTCGCGCGCCGTCTCATCGGGATATCTTGCTCGACTATTCCGAGTCTGTTGGAGAAGCGCTGAGCGAAGAGGTTCGCTATGCGGATCCGGATCTGGTTCCTCAAGCCAATCCCGGCCAGATTACTTCCGAGGCCGTTGAAAAAGTTCAAAAGATCTTCACCCGGTATGTTGAGGATGATGACAAGCTGGCTCAATGGTTTGGTCGTTATATGACCTCTCCGAAATACCAGGATGAGGAGACGGCGCCGGAGGAACGACGTCTGGAAGATGTTCGTACTCATCTTTCGAAGGGAGGAAAACTTGTCAGAAATGAAGGCTCACGTTTTGCGTTTCATGAACATGGACAGAAAATCTGGCTATTTGTTGACGGACGTCAGTACACCTGCAGTGGGCTCATGACAGATCTGGTGAAAACCTTGTGCGCCGAGCGCCAAATCGGTTCGGAGCACTACGTTTCCTCGGAAGGTCATGATTCTTTACTCCTCGATTTGTTGAGCCATGGCAGCCTTTATCTTTCTGCCTGA
- a CDS encoding YajD family HNH nuclease, whose protein sequence is MGNAYRGRHKLRRLQKPAVDKPIDELLKGLRPKPSASSNSSYREQSLKIHGLICAKCAREFDLKNRHLLTVHHKDGNHHNNPPDGSNWENLCVYCHDDEHSRGILGDYLRKAKEDKA, encoded by the coding sequence ATGGGGAATGCATACCGGGGTCGTCACAAACTGCGACGGCTCCAAAAACCTGCTGTCGACAAACCCATTGACGAACTCCTCAAAGGACTGCGACCCAAGCCTTCAGCCTCGAGCAACAGCTCTTATCGGGAACAGTCACTGAAGATTCACGGGCTCATTTGTGCCAAATGCGCCAGAGAATTCGACCTCAAGAACAGACATCTGCTCACGGTGCACCATAAGGACGGCAATCACCACAACAATCCACCGGACGGATCGAACTGGGAGAACCTCTGCGTATACTGCCACGATGATGAACACAGCCGGGGAATCCTCGGTGATTATTTGCGCAAGGCGAAGGAGGACAAGGCTTAG
- a CDS encoding peptidylprolyl isomerase: protein MAKARARHILVSTEEACKNLKTQIEGGGDFAAAAKEHSTCPSGKQGGDLGEFGPGQMVKEFDEVVFSGELGKVHGPVKTQFGYHLLEITSRTP from the coding sequence ATGGCGAAAGCGCGCGCCCGTCACATTTTGGTTTCAACAGAAGAAGCATGCAAAAACTTAAAAACACAAATTGAGGGTGGTGGAGATTTTGCTGCCGCTGCGAAGGAACATTCCACCTGTCCATCAGGCAAACAAGGTGGCGATCTGGGCGAGTTCGGCCCCGGTCAAATGGTCAAAGAATTTGATGAGGTTGTGTTTAGCGGGGAACTCGGCAAGGTCCACGGCCCGGTTAAAACCCAGTTCGGTTATCATCTTCTTGAGATCACCAGCCGCACTCCATAA
- a CDS encoding type II toxin-antitoxin system RelE family toxin, with protein sequence MAWYRVTYQPAILDDLQSTDQGMAQRLLDKTKWLASNVANLRHEPLHEDLPGLVQYAVGDWRILYSIDPDEHVVHIHRIATRRELYANRTAPQDS encoded by the coding sequence ATGGCCTGGTATCGCGTCACCTATCAGCCTGCAATCCTGGACGACCTTCAATCAACCGACCAGGGTATGGCCCAGCGCCTGTTGGATAAGACCAAGTGGTTGGCCTCGAATGTCGCCAACCTTCGACATGAACCCCTGCACGAGGATCTTCCCGGTCTCGTCCAATACGCCGTGGGAGATTGGCGCATTCTCTACTCCATCGACCCGGACGAGCATGTCGTCCACATCCATCGAATTGCGACCAGGCGAGAATTGTATGCCAATCGCACCGCACCTCAGGATTCATGA
- a CDS encoding GNAT family N-acetyltransferase produces the protein MTVSKWEVTTFQHLTVQQLYDVLQLRVDVFVVEQQCAYRELDEYDRHPETQHLSGRNEGGELIAYARILPPGLCHPEVNLGRFVVKAEFRKQGIGHQLLQTALQEIAGWWPEMPIKMSAQTYLHRFYALYGFIQVSDGYLEDGIPHVEMVKKA, from the coding sequence ATGACCGTCAGCAAGTGGGAAGTCACGACGTTTCAGCATTTGACTGTCCAACAGTTGTATGACGTATTGCAGTTGCGGGTGGATGTGTTTGTGGTGGAGCAACAATGTGCGTATCGGGAATTGGATGAGTATGACCGACATCCGGAGACTCAACATCTTTCCGGCCGCAATGAGGGTGGAGAACTGATTGCTTATGCACGGATTCTCCCCCCTGGACTCTGTCATCCTGAGGTGAATCTTGGGCGGTTTGTGGTGAAGGCCGAGTTCCGTAAGCAGGGGATCGGGCATCAACTGTTACAAACCGCCTTGCAGGAAATAGCCGGTTGGTGGCCTGAGATGCCTATAAAAATGTCGGCACAAACGTACCTACACAGATTTTATGCGCTGTATGGTTTTATTCAGGTGTCGGATGGCTATCTCGAAGATGGAATCCCTCATGTTGAAATGGTGAAAAAGGCTTAA
- a CDS encoding DUF1015 domain-containing protein: MATIAPFRAVRPKSELASQVAAPPYDVVSLQEARDLANGNPYCFLRIGRAELELGDEVDPYSAEVYQRGADNLRKLMKDGVLAQEPQPLFGVYRQKWGQHEQTGIVALASVDEYDRGIIKKHEYTRPVKEADRVRIIETHESQSGPVLLFFRQTAKIDQWLKGVTSTKPDVHFVAHDKIEHTVWSVRDPSAIQEVMKNFQELPALYIADGHHRSAAASRVRSSRGPAGAQPAGKHEEGFLAVIFPHDQLQILPYNRVVRDLNGLTPQELLEKLSPHFELEMTAQPGDPPAAGFDMYLEGQWHRAKPKENPSLNSQQDPVRALAVSELTERVLDPLLGIKDQRSDPRIDFVGGIRGTQQLAALVDSGDWAVAFWLYPTTVEELMAVADADRVMPPKSTWFEPKLRDGLFIHMLQDK; the protein is encoded by the coding sequence ATGGCGACAATTGCGCCCTTCCGAGCTGTGAGGCCCAAATCTGAATTAGCCAGTCAAGTGGCGGCCCCTCCCTATGATGTGGTCTCCTTGCAAGAGGCGCGTGATCTAGCGAATGGAAATCCCTATTGCTTCCTTCGCATTGGTCGGGCCGAACTTGAGCTTGGTGATGAAGTCGATCCATATTCCGCCGAGGTTTACCAACGAGGGGCCGATAATCTCCGGAAGCTCATGAAGGACGGGGTCTTGGCCCAAGAGCCACAACCACTCTTCGGTGTCTACCGACAAAAGTGGGGTCAGCATGAGCAGACCGGCATCGTAGCGTTGGCATCGGTCGACGAATACGACCGGGGCATCATCAAAAAACATGAATATACCCGGCCGGTCAAGGAAGCTGACCGGGTGCGGATTATCGAAACCCATGAATCGCAATCGGGGCCGGTTTTGCTCTTTTTTCGCCAGACGGCCAAAATTGATCAGTGGTTAAAAGGGGTGACGAGCACGAAGCCGGATGTACATTTTGTCGCTCATGATAAAATTGAGCATACGGTCTGGAGCGTGCGAGATCCATCCGCCATTCAAGAAGTCATGAAGAACTTTCAAGAACTCCCGGCCTTATATATCGCCGATGGGCATCATCGGTCGGCTGCGGCAAGTCGGGTTCGTTCCTCACGTGGCCCGGCCGGCGCACAACCTGCTGGAAAGCATGAAGAAGGTTTTTTGGCAGTCATCTTTCCACATGACCAACTACAAATCCTTCCCTACAATCGGGTTGTTCGGGATTTGAATGGGCTCACTCCCCAGGAATTGCTTGAAAAATTATCTCCACATTTTGAATTGGAGATGACCGCTCAACCAGGGGACCCACCTGCTGCCGGTTTCGATATGTATCTGGAAGGACAATGGCATCGCGCGAAACCCAAAGAGAATCCGTCCCTGAACAGTCAGCAGGACCCGGTGCGTGCGCTAGCCGTTTCAGAATTGACGGAACGGGTCTTGGATCCGTTGTTAGGCATAAAAGACCAACGGTCAGATCCACGCATAGATTTTGTGGGCGGTATTCGCGGAACCCAACAACTTGCAGCGTTAGTGGACAGTGGGGACTGGGCTGTCGCCTTCTGGTTGTATCCGACCACGGTTGAGGAATTGATGGCGGTGGCTGATGCGGATCGTGTTATGCCCCCCAAAAGTACCTGGTTTGAACCCAAACTCCGTGATGGCCTCTTCATCCACATGCTGCAGGACAAATAA